A genomic window from Bos javanicus breed banteng chromosome 13, ARS-OSU_banteng_1.0, whole genome shotgun sequence includes:
- the LOC133259478 gene encoding neuroendocrine secretory protein 55, whose product MDRRSRPQLGRRARHNYNDLCPPIGRRAATALLWLSCSIALLRALATSSTRAQQRAAAQRRTFLNAHHRSAAQVFPEPPESDHEDTDFEPSLPECPEYQEEEFDYESETESESEIESETEFETESDTAPTTEPETEPEDEPGPVVPKRPTFHQSLTERLSALRLRSPDASPSRAPPSTQESESPRQGEEPEDKDPRDPEESEEPKEEEKQQQHRCKPKKPTRRDPSPESPSKRGAIPIRRH is encoded by the coding sequence ATGGATCGTAGATCCCGACCTCAGCTAGGGCGCCGAGCTCGCCACAATTACAACGATCTGTGCCCACCCATAGGCCGCCGGGCAGCCACCGCGCTCCTCTGGCTCTCCTGCTCCATCGCGCTCCTCCGCGCCCTTGCCACCTCCAGCACCCGCGCCCAGCAGCGCGCGGCTGCCCAGCGCCGGACCTTCCTGAACGCCCACCACCGCTCTGCAGCCCAGGTATTCCCCGAGCCCCCTGAATCTGACCACGAGGACACAGATTTCGAGCCCTCCCTTCCCGAGTGCCCAGAGTACCAGGAAGAAGAGTTCGACTACGAATCCGAGACCGAGTCCGAGTCTGAAATCGAGTCCGAGACCGAATTCGAGACCGAGTCTGACACCGCCCCCACCACTGAGCCGGAGACCGAGCCCGAGGACGAGCCGGGCCCCGTGGTGCCCAAGCGCCCCACCTTCCACCAGTCTCTCACCGAGCGTCTCAGCGCCCTGAGGCTGCGGAGCCCCGACGCCTCCCCGAGTCGTGCGCCGCCCAGTACTCAGGAGTCTGAGAGCCCCAGACAAGGGGAGGAGCCCGAGGACAAGGATCCGAGGGACCCCGAAGAGTCAGAGGAGcccaaggaggaggagaagcagcagcagcaccgcTGCAAGCCCAAGAAGCCCACCCGCCGCGACCCATCCCCAGAGTCCCCTTCCAAAAGGGGGGCAATCCCCATCCGGCGTCACTAA